One segment of Mycolicibacterium sp. YH-1 DNA contains the following:
- a CDS encoding MarR family winged helix-turn-helix transcriptional regulator translates to MVDTEPQVTELAGELQQVLSKLFSVLRRTGETKPPGAEAGADLTLAQLSILLTLLDLGPIRMTELAAHERVRTPTTTVAIRRLEKLGLVKRSRDPSDLRAVLVDVTPRGLVQHREALAVRRAALAAMLSKLTVEERTTLAQALAPLTRLAEQTEG, encoded by the coding sequence ATGGTGGATACGGAGCCGCAGGTCACTGAGCTGGCTGGGGAGCTGCAACAAGTGCTCTCCAAGCTGTTCTCCGTGCTCCGCCGAACTGGCGAGACGAAGCCCCCCGGCGCAGAGGCCGGTGCCGACCTGACGCTGGCGCAATTGTCGATCCTGCTGACGCTTCTCGACCTCGGTCCGATCCGCATGACCGAGCTCGCCGCCCATGAGCGCGTCCGCACGCCCACCACCACCGTGGCGATCCGCCGACTCGAGAAACTCGGGCTGGTGAAGCGCTCCCGCGACCCCTCCGATTTACGTGCCGTTCTCGTCGACGTCACCCCCCGCGGACTGGTTCAGCACCGCGAGGCTCTGGCGGTGCGTCGTGCCGCGCTGGCGGCCATGCTGAGCAAACTCACCGTCGAGGAACGCACCACCCTCGCCCAGGCGCTGGCCCCGCTGACACGGCTGGCCGAACAGACCGAGGGCTGA
- a CDS encoding amylo-alpha-1,6-glucosidase gives MPPDPTFAPTQLAARAAYLLRGNDLGVMTTAAPLLYPHMWSWDAAFVAIGLAPLSVERAVVELDTLLSAQWRNGMIPHIVFANGVDGYFPGPARWACSALAADAPRNRHTSGITQPPVHAIAVQRILDQARTRGRSTRAVAEAFLDRRWPDLVRWHRWLAEARDPHSRGRVTLYHGWESGMDNSPRWDSAYANVIPGNVPEYQREDNKVNTDASQRPSDHEYDRYLWLVEEMKSARYDDDLLPKVMSFAVEDVFVSAVLSVACTVLAEIGEDYKRPLADVRDLYAWAERFRGGVVEAADQRTGAARDYDTRAERWIATETVAQFAPLLCGGLPHDRERALLKLLEGPRFCGHPDLKYACIPSTSPVSRDFRSREYWRGPVWPVMSWLFSWCFARRGWAERAAMLRREGLRQASDGSFAEYYEPFTGEPLGSMQQSWTAAAVLDWLG, from the coding sequence ATGCCTCCCGATCCGACCTTCGCGCCCACGCAGTTGGCGGCCCGCGCCGCCTACCTCCTGCGTGGCAACGACCTCGGCGTGATGACCACCGCCGCACCCCTGCTGTACCCCCACATGTGGAGCTGGGACGCGGCGTTTGTGGCCATCGGGCTGGCCCCGCTGAGCGTCGAACGCGCCGTCGTGGAGCTCGACACCCTGCTGTCGGCGCAGTGGCGCAACGGGATGATCCCGCACATCGTCTTCGCCAACGGCGTCGACGGGTACTTCCCCGGCCCGGCCCGCTGGGCGTGCTCGGCGCTGGCGGCTGACGCCCCGCGCAACCGGCACACCTCAGGCATCACCCAGCCGCCGGTGCATGCGATCGCGGTGCAGCGCATCCTCGATCAGGCGCGTACCAGGGGCCGCTCCACCCGCGCTGTCGCCGAGGCGTTCCTGGATCGCCGCTGGCCCGATCTCGTGCGGTGGCACCGCTGGCTGGCCGAGGCACGCGACCCCCACTCGCGCGGCCGGGTCACGCTGTACCACGGCTGGGAGTCGGGCATGGACAACTCGCCGCGCTGGGACAGCGCCTACGCCAACGTGATTCCCGGCAATGTGCCCGAGTATCAGCGCGAGGACAACAAGGTCAACACCGACGCCAGCCAGCGCCCGTCGGATCACGAGTACGACCGCTACCTGTGGCTGGTCGAGGAGATGAAGTCGGCGCGCTACGACGACGATCTGCTGCCCAAGGTGATGAGCTTCGCGGTCGAGGACGTGTTCGTCTCGGCGGTGCTCTCGGTGGCCTGCACTGTGCTCGCCGAGATCGGCGAGGACTACAAGCGCCCGCTCGCCGACGTCCGCGACCTGTACGCGTGGGCCGAGCGGTTCCGGGGCGGTGTCGTCGAGGCGGCCGACCAAAGGACCGGGGCGGCAAGGGATTACGACACCCGCGCGGAGCGCTGGATCGCGACCGAGACCGTCGCGCAGTTTGCGCCGCTGCTCTGCGGTGGATTGCCTCACGACCGGGAGCGCGCGCTGCTGAAGCTGCTCGAGGGCCCGCGGTTCTGCGGACATCCCGACCTCAAGTACGCGTGCATCCCGTCGACGTCACCGGTGTCGAGGGACTTCCGGTCGCGTGAGTACTGGCGCGGCCCGGTCTGGCCGGTGATGTCGTGGCTGTTCTCCTGGTGCTTCGCACGTCGCGGATGGGCCGAGCGCGCGGCGATGCTGCGTCGCGAGGGATTGCGGCAGGCCAGCGATGGCAGTTTCGCGGAGTACTACGAGCCGTTCACGGGCGAGCCGTTGGGCAGCATGCAGCAGTCGTGGACCGCCGCGGCGGTCCTGGACTGGCTTGGGTGA
- a CDS encoding SDR family oxidoreductase, with protein sequence MITGAGGGLGAAIATALAPTHTLLLAGRPSDRLDAVAERLGAPTWPLDLADPASIEPAAEVLTDLDVLIHNAGVSLPGRVGESTVDEWRDTFEVNVIGAVALTLALLPALRHAGGHVVFINSGAGINASPGLASYSASKFALRAFADSLRADEPALRVTSIHPGRIDTDMQRDLIAYEGREYDPGQFLSADTVAAAVAQAVATPPDGHVHEVILRPRPH encoded by the coding sequence ATGATCACCGGCGCGGGCGGCGGCCTCGGAGCCGCCATCGCCACCGCCCTTGCCCCCACCCACACGCTGCTGTTGGCGGGCCGCCCGTCCGACCGGCTCGATGCGGTGGCCGAGCGGCTCGGGGCCCCGACGTGGCCGCTGGACCTGGCCGATCCGGCGTCGATCGAGCCCGCCGCCGAGGTGCTGACCGATCTCGACGTGCTGATCCACAACGCCGGGGTGTCGCTACCCGGCCGGGTCGGCGAGTCCACGGTCGACGAGTGGCGGGACACCTTCGAGGTCAACGTCATCGGCGCCGTCGCGCTCACGCTGGCACTGCTGCCCGCGCTGCGCCATGCCGGCGGTCACGTGGTGTTCATCAACTCCGGGGCCGGTATCAACGCCTCACCCGGGCTGGCGTCCTACTCGGCGAGCAAGTTCGCGCTGCGGGCGTTCGCCGACTCGTTGCGCGCCGACGAACCCGCTCTGCGCGTCACGTCCATCCATCCGGGCCGGATCGACACCGACATGCAGCGCGATCTCATCGCGTACGAGGGTCGTGAGTACGACCCCGGGCAGTTCCTGTCAGCCGACACCGTCGCCGCGGCCGTCGCGCAGGCCGTCGCCACCCCGCCCGACGGTCACGTCCACGAGGTGATCCTGCGCCCCCGCCCGCACTAG